A portion of the Deltaproteobacteria bacterium genome contains these proteins:
- a CDS encoding lysophospholipid acyltransferase family protein yields the protein MYTLKLALILGLSLLESIPIIILGLADPYGRRVYPLFRFWSWCILKTGGVAVRVRRTGDLDPARAYVFMANHQSNIDIPVLVQALAPIQLRWMAKRELLRVPFFGWALWASKHVLVKRTRSKDMVAAMENARDKLARGISVVVFPEGTRSTDGELLPFKRGGFRLAETAGAPIVPVTVIGSGVLMPPGDWRLRSGQVEVHIGEAIAAETHDDRSRGQMERVREAIAARLAPRHEPDPAEGCRTWQAQ from the coding sequence ATGTACACGCTCAAGCTGGCCCTGATTCTCGGCCTAAGCCTTCTGGAAAGCATTCCCATCATTATCCTCGGACTCGCCGATCCCTACGGCAGGCGTGTCTATCCGTTATTCCGTTTCTGGTCCTGGTGCATTCTCAAGACCGGCGGCGTGGCCGTACGGGTACGCCGGACCGGGGACCTGGACCCGGCCCGGGCCTACGTCTTCATGGCCAACCACCAGAGCAACATCGACATTCCGGTGCTGGTGCAGGCGCTGGCGCCGATCCAGTTGCGCTGGATGGCGAAGCGCGAGCTGCTGCGCGTCCCGTTCTTCGGCTGGGCGCTGTGGGCGTCCAAGCACGTCCTGGTCAAGCGCACCCGCTCCAAGGACATGGTGGCGGCGATGGAAAACGCCCGCGACAAGCTCGCGCGGGGAATCTCCGTGGTGGTGTTCCCCGAGGGCACGCGCAGCACCGACGGCGAGCTGCTGCCCTTCAAGCGCGGCGGCTTCCGCCTGGCAGAGACGGCCGGCGCGCCCATCGTGCCCGTCACCGTCATCGGGTCGGGTGTCCTGATGCCGCCGGGCGATTGGCGCCTCCGGTCCGGCCAGGTGGAGGTCCACATCGGCGAGGCCATCGCCGCCGAGACTCATGACGACCGTTCACGCGGGCAGATGGAGCGCGTCCGCGAGGCCATCGCCGCGCGGCTGGCGCCGCGGCACGAACCGGACCCGGCCGAAGGCTGCCGGACCTGGCAGGCCCAGTAA
- a CDS encoding ABC transporter substrate-binding protein produces the protein MFRRFLSVLAAAAVAVLTVVSVASAADSRTVRVAFAGFGAGTVVTWIARDTELFAKYGLDIDPVYIDGATAGGVQSLLGVDIFVASEDVMPTLEAISGGADLVFVGGHASPENYHFGVASYVDDLAQLKGKKVAVSNLGRKSDLIARILLRRAGLNPVEDVEMVPIGFSPQRAAALFRNVVQAAPLVRSVAAQVQHWGIKVLDLGQVHLTTDLLVTSRSFVERRPNELRRFLMAYLNGIQHFLAERADTMRIIDKYVTLAQGATLPGTYNALAQRLEPLPVPRIEGVQALIDAVAVTDERARRLDPQRFLELDTLKRLDKGGFVKGLYAEKIKL, from the coding sequence ATGTTCCGTCGATTCCTGAGTGTGCTTGCGGCAGCGGCCGTCGCGGTGCTGACCGTCGTTTCCGTCGCTTCCGCGGCCGACTCCAGGACGGTTCGCGTGGCCTTCGCCGGCTTCGGTGCCGGCACCGTGGTCACCTGGATTGCCCGGGACACGGAGCTCTTCGCCAAGTACGGCCTCGACATCGATCCCGTGTACATCGACGGTGCCACCGCGGGCGGCGTGCAGAGCCTGCTGGGGGTGGATATCTTCGTGGCCTCCGAGGACGTGATGCCCACGCTGGAGGCCATCAGCGGCGGCGCCGACCTGGTGTTCGTCGGCGGCCACGCGAGTCCCGAGAACTACCATTTCGGCGTGGCCTCGTACGTGGATGACCTCGCCCAGCTCAAGGGCAAGAAGGTCGCGGTGTCGAACCTGGGGCGCAAGTCCGACCTGATCGCGCGGATTCTATTGAGGCGCGCGGGACTGAACCCGGTGGAGGACGTGGAGATGGTGCCCATCGGCTTCTCTCCCCAAAGGGCCGCGGCTCTTTTTCGCAACGTCGTTCAGGCCGCGCCGCTGGTGCGGAGCGTGGCGGCGCAAGTCCAGCACTGGGGCATCAAGGTGCTCGACCTCGGCCAGGTCCACCTGACCACCGACCTGCTGGTGACCAGCCGTTCCTTCGTCGAGCGCCGCCCCAACGAGCTGCGGCGTTTCCTCATGGCCTACCTCAACGGCATCCAGCACTTCCTCGCCGAACGCGCCGACACCATGCGCATCATCGACAAGTACGTGACCCTGGCCCAGGGCGCGACCCTCCCGGGCACGTACAATGCGCTGGCGCAACGCCTGGAACCGCTGCCGGTCCCGCGCATCGAGGGGGTGCAGGCGCTCATCGACGCGGTGGCGGTGACGGACGAGCGCGCGCGCCGGCTCGACCCGCAACGCTTCCTGGAGCTGGACACGCTGAAGCGGCTGGACAAGGGCGGCTTCGTCAAGGGTCTTTACGCGGAGAAGATCAAACTCTAG